One region of Paralichthys olivaceus isolate ysfri-2021 chromosome 12, ASM2471397v2, whole genome shotgun sequence genomic DNA includes:
- the LOC138412409 gene encoding histone H2A — protein sequence MSGRGKTGGKARAKAKTRSSRAGLQFPVGRVHRLLRKGNYAQRVGAGAPVYLAAVLEYLTAEILELAGNAARDNKKTRIIPRHLQLAVRNDEELNKLLGGVTIAQGGVLPNIQAVLLPKKTEKAAKSK from the coding sequence ATGTCCGGAAGAGGCAAAACAGGTGGAAAGGCCAGAGCGAAGGCAAAGACCCGCTCGTCCCGCGCTGGGCTCCAGTTTCCCGTCGGTCGTGTTCACAGGCTGCTGCGTAAAGGCAACTATGCTCAGCGCGTCGGTGCCGGCGCCCCCGTCTACTTGGCGGCTGTGCTGGAGTACCTGACCgctgagatcctggagctggctggaaaCGCCGCCCGCGACAACAAGAAGACCCGTATCATCCCccgccacctgcagctggccgtccgcaacgacgaggagctcaacaaactcctgggcggagtgaccatcgctcagggcggcgtgctgcccaacatccaggctgttctgttgcccaagaagaccgagaaggccgccaagtccaagtaa
- the LOC138412407 gene encoding histone H3 — translation MARTKQTARKSTGGKAPRKQLATKAARKSAPATGGVKKPHRYRPGTVALREIRRYQKSTELLIRKLPFQRLVREIAQDFKTDLRFQSSAVMALQEASEAYLVGLFEDTNLCAIHAKRVTIMPKDIQLARRIRGERA, via the coding sequence atGGCAAGAACCAAGCAGACCGCTCGTAAATCCACCGGAGGCAAAGCccccaggaagcagctggccaCCAAGGCTGCGCGCAAGAGCGCCCCGGCCACCGGCGGCGTGAAGAAGCCTCACCGTTACAGGCCCGGTACCGTGGCTCTGAGAGAGATCCGTCGCTACCAGAAATCTACGGAGCTGCTGATCCGCAAGCTGCCCTTCCAGCGCCTGGTCAGAGAAATCGCTCAGGATTTCAAGACCGACCTGCGCTTCCAGAGCTCCGCTGtcatggctctgcaggaggccagcgaggcttacctggtcggcctgttcgaggacaccaacctgtgcgccatccacgccaagagggtgaccatcatgcccaaggacatccagctggcccgccgcatccgcggagagagagcttaa
- the LOC138412433 gene encoding histone H1-like: MAEVPPAPAPAAAPAKAAKKKVVKPKKVGPSVREIIIEAVSASKERSGVSAAALKKALAAGGYDVEKNKSRVNTAIKGLVIKGTLVQTKGTGASGSFKINKKVEPKVKKPVKTAALKVKKPAAKKPLAAKKAKAAAAKKPAAAKKSPKKVTKPAAAKKAAKSPKKVAKSPKKVAVKSPKKVAKKAPAAKKAPAKKAAKPKVKKTAAKKK, translated from the coding sequence atggcagaagtccctccagctccagctccagccgcCGCCCCGGCCAAAGCGGCCAAGAAGAAGGTTGTGAAACCGAAGAAGGTCGGCCCCAGCGTCAGGGAGATCATCATCGAAGCCGTGTCCGCGTCCAAGGAGCGGAGCGGCGTGTCAGCGGCCGCCCTCAAGAAGGCTCTGGCTGCCGGAGGCTACgatgtggagaagaacaagTCCCGCGTCAACACCGCCATCAAGGGCCTGGTGATCAAGGGGACCCTGGTCCAGACCAAGGGAACCGGGGCCTCCGGCTCGTTCAAGATCAACAAGAAGGTGGAGCCCAAGGTGAAGAAGCCGGTCAAGACGGCTGCTCTCAAAGTGAAGAAGCCCGCCGCCAAGAAACCCCTAGCGGCCAAAAAGGCCAAAGCAGCGGCAGCCAAGAAGCCAGCAGCCGCTAAAAAGTCCCCGAAGAAGGTGACGAAACCAGCAGCGGCCAAGAAAGCAGccaagagccccaagaaggtggcgaaGAGCCCTAAGAAGGTGGCAgtcaagagccccaagaaggtggcgaaaaaggctcctgcagccaagaaagCCCCCGCGAAGAAGGCTGCCAAAcccaaagtgaagaagacagcagccaagaagaagtga